Below is a window of Callithrix jacchus isolate 240 chromosome 15, calJac240_pri, whole genome shotgun sequence DNA.
GGTCAGTAGGGTCTTTATTGGAAGAGAGATCCAGCCTCTTTGGCTCTGCCAGAGCCCTAGGTCATGAGGATTTCGATGTCAAGCTCCAGCCGGCTGGCTCTGACCTCATAGCGGCCCCGGATCAGGCCTCGTTGTTGGCTCGCATGCCAGCGCCAGTGAGACTGGATGATGCAGGCTGCTTGGCGTGCCTGGAGGAACCGCCTGCGGGCCTGCCACATTCGAACCTGTGCCTGCACCTTCACCACCGCCCACTCCTGGCAGGTATAGAGTCTTAGTGCCAGGCGCCGTCTTTGCTCCAACATCTTGGTCTGCATTGACCTCCACCAGCACTGGATGACCCAGGCTCTGAGTGCTGCGTGCAGTAATGTCCGGCGCACCATGTTGCCACGCCACCATGACTGAATCTTTATGGCTCTCTTCTCTAACTGATTGCGGGGAAGGAAGAACAGGGAGATGCTCAATGGGTCACTCTCCCCTCCTGTTCCTATCCCCACCTCTGAtcttgggaggaaggaaggcccGGCCCAGGTGCCTCTGCCTTCTTGTTTGTTTCCAGTCCCCCTCTCACCTTCAGATACGGTTCGTTCTCTGTCAGGCAAGTCCCTCCTACAAGGGCCTTACTCACATTTTGTGTATCCATGGCCCTGGTTTTTAGGGTCCATTTATCTATCATTTAGACCACCCTAGTCTTTAGCCCCGCCCTCAACTGTTAGTCACACCTCCATCATTGGACTCCGCCCACTTGCACACAAGACTCCACCTCTTCAGGTCCTGTCTGCACACATTTTAACcacatctctctctcctcttctcttgcTTGCATCTCCTTTGCTTTATTTATTCCCACCATTTTTGGAGCCTACCATTTATCTCCTGCCTTCAGTTTATTTCCCAGACCCAGTGGCATTTCTGTTCCTCCTGATGGCAGTGAAGAGAGTCATGCAGCTTACCTGCAAGTAAGGAGTTTTACTTTAAGCCTACTCATAGTCAATTTGGATTTCCTGAAGCTTAAGTGTCAGGGTGCCTGTCAGGGCCTAAGCAATGTGTTCATACAActgtatatttttgaaataatataaaatttgtgAAACACGATATTTTAGCTGCAATTGGAGAGGACCTCTGTCTGTCTTCCCTCTTACGCCATCACTCTCCTCCTGTTGAGTAGTGTGGAATGGCAGCCTCTTTTGCCATGTGATTAaggggaggctgagttgggataGACTTAGTTTCACAGCATAGATTTATGTGGTTCACAGTCACGCTTGGGAATACAGAAATCCTTGCTGGCCATTCTGCTGTtggtgttcattcattcaccttGTGTCATGGCGTGAAGATGCGGGGACAGAAGCGCTGCTATCCTGACAATGTGTCTTCCAGGGCCAGTACCAGAAGTGTTTGGGCAGGGGAGGAAAAGTAAGTGTGAAGAGTATGAAACCAGAAGTCAGTCTGTAgaaaattcttccttttattaGACGTGTAAAACTGTAAGTGGAAGATTCAAGTCTCATCAATGCCTGATTAAAATTGAAATTCGCTCTTGTTAGGAATATACTTGACAACTCAGTGAtacaattttaaacatttcaaacttttttcttttcttggtggaAATTTCGTGAATAGAATTTATCTAAATTCCTGTGATTGTAGGGCACAACCAGCAGAACTACCGTGAACAACGTGGAAGTCAGTGTGAAAAATCACATGCTTTATGCATCCCAAATGTCGGTAATATTTCTGTAGAAAATGCAGTTGTAAAATCATCCTATAAAGAAACATTCAAAAGTTATGCagataaaatgtagaaaaatatagaGGTGTGTCAGTTAATTCATAGAAATATTATGTTATGTTTGAGGTATTTACCAAGCtaaaaaatgtgtaatttgttatgatttcttttatCATCTTAAATAGTCACTAATTTGACATCTATGATTTTGTGTGCTTTTCTTAAAGTAGGCCTTCCAGATACATTTTAGGTCCCACAAAACCTGGATCTGTTCTGCCTCGCTGTAAGAATGTTGTGCAAGCAGATCTCCTGGGAGCTCACAGAAAGCTATGCTTCTAGGATTCAGAATTAGCACTGGAACTGCACACACAGGTGATGCAGAGATGCTGGGAGTCCTTTGAGACCTGGGAAGCCATTTTGGCTCTGGCTTTTGCGTGCATTTCATTGTTCATCTTTCTGCATAAAGGTTTCCTGGGTGCCTGCAGCTAGTAGGGCCACACACTGTCCATAGCTTCTGTTTATACGTTTTTgagaatcctcctgcctcatatCATTGCTAGTACTGCTCATCTGGGCATCTTACAGGTTCTGGACCCACTGTCAACCAAGCAAGCTTGGTAAACCAAACATGTTTAAAGTCCTCAAATAGTGGATCCTATTGCTCCATTAATGATTGCCAATCTGGGTGAGCAAAGTGCTGGAACCAGCCATCTCAAGAGCCTTCACTTCCTCAGTCCTCCCGTTAGGCATCCAGCCCTACAGAAGGGATCACTTAGTGGCCAGTGTTCTGGGGCTCAGCCCATCCAGGCCAAGTTGCCATGGTCAAGATGCCACACTCCACCATCCCTCCCCCATTTGGGCCTGGTTGGGAGTTACCATAATTCCATAACTTGTCTACCTTCTTAGCTGTCTCTGGAAAATCCTGCCAGAGTTCACAGTTTTGCAGTTGAAAGTGGCAGCAGATGGGGATGGGGGGTAAGGCAAAGTCCCTAAATCTTACTAAGCTTTCCCAGAGCACAGTCCTTTGTCTTGATTTCCTTACTGCTGCTTCTCcagctttctcttcttttcttcttgcttgatatatattttttctgattataaatatagtatatttcTGTTGCCAAAATTTCAATATACAGACACACATTAGGTGAAAAGGGAatttcccatgaaatttttcccCAGAGCTATTCGTTTAGACCTTATACCGTGTATATACTGATagaaattttctaataaaataacttatttttaattaaacatgtaCATTTTAAGTATATTCTTGTAAAAATTTATGCATTTCAAACTTTACCCTGACGATCAGTATTATAACTGGTTCCAGCTTGGAGGGTATCCTGGACAACTAGCTatgcatttatcttttttgtttttaactgtgcATTTGTAAACACAGTACATCCATGTacctaaaaaatacataatactgTTTTTAATGTGTTTCTGTATATCTTTTTAATGAATTGAAGTAaatcatataacataaaattgattgttttaaccattttaaaattctagcctccaattttatctaatttcaaaaagaaaccctgtacccattaagtaacAGTCATTCCCCATTACCTTTTTCCCACCCTAGCCCCTGACAATCACTAATCTGCTTTTTAGCCTTCATGAATTTGCCTATaaaagacatttcatataaatggaatcatacaatatagggccttttgtatctggcttctttcactaagcGTAACattttcaaggctcatccatgtcatagcatgtatcagtacttcattcctttttatggctgaataatattctactgtcTGATGTACTCTATTTTGTTTGTATATTCCTCAGTTGATGAGCATGTGAGTTGTTTCCACTGTTTGGtgattgtgaacagtgctgctatgaacattcttgtacaagtatttgtttgaacacctgttttcaattcttttgggtacatacctaggagtgaaattgcttggtcatatggtaattctgcgTTTAACTTTCTAAGGAAGCACAAAACTCACACAGCTGAGCCATTTTTTATTCTCACCaatctctgcatcctcaccaacacttattattttcctttggaaaattATAGCAATcttgggtgtgaagtggtatctcattgtgattacaattttcatttccctaagaCCAATGACATTGCGTGTCTTTTCAAGCACATGTTAGCCATTTGTGtgccttctttggagaaatgtctgttaaaaCCCTTTGTCTGCTCTAATTggcttatttgtctttttgtggttGAGTTGTAGAAATTCTTTATACCTGATGGTCAGCAGACCctaatcagatatatgatttgaaaatattttctcccattctgtaggttgtcttttcactttctacaTAATAGTCTTTGTTTCAATTTTGtcaagtccaatttatctattttttctttgttgcttgTGCTTCGGGATCCTAGCTAATAACTCACTGCCAAAACCAAGATCATGAGGATTTACCTGTGTGTTTTATTGTAaggattttttagttttattggtTACATTTAGATATTAGCTCAGTATTGAATTAACGCTTGTAGATGTTGAGGAAAGaatccaacttcatttttttgcatGGGGTTATCCAGTTGTCCTAGCACCTgtgttgaagagactattctttcccctGGGTCTTGgtacccttgttgaaaatcaattgaacaTAGATATACGGTTTTatttctggtctctctctctctctctctgtatctatCCAAATGCCAGGATagataccacactgtcttgattatgacagttttgtagtaaattttgaaaagaaaagtgtgagtcctccaactttgttttttgttttcaagatcATTTTTGCTATTCTTACACCCTTGCaattccatatgaactttaagaTTAGTTAGTCCATTTCTGCAAAGAAAGGCAGTGGGAATTTTGACAGGgattacattaaatctgtagatccaTTTGGGGAGTAGTCTTCCAACCCACAAACATGGAGTATCTTCCATTCATCtacatctttaatttctttcaacagtgctttgtagttttcattgtacgTGTCTTTCATCtgcttggttaaatttattcctaagcattttattctttttgatgctattacaaatggaattgttttcttaatttcatttttgagttgttcattgctagtgtatagatatacacatgacttttgtatgttgatcttgtatcctacAACCTTGCTGAATTAGCTTAGTAGCTTGAATAGATTTTGTTGTGcattctttagaattttctttatgtCTTATTGTAAGTAAGGTTATTTATCTGCAAACaggtagttttcctttttaaataaagtaaatacaGCAGACTGTAATTACTGCTTTCATGGAGGGACTCTGGAGTTCTCTATTTGGCCTTTTATGCTGACATTACTCCGTTATTGAGTatttcttaaagtaaaaattatcatcaacttgctttataattttcctttttttcagagtATGTACAGCATAgaaattgctattttttatttttaaagggggAATTCTataaagtttgtgtgtgtgtatgtctgtggtgTGTGTAAACCAACTAACATATTACctctcagtttctgtgggtcaggaattcagggaGTCTTACCTGGGTGGTTCCATCTCAGGTTCTctcttgaggttgcagtgaaaatgCTGGCTGGACCGCTGTCATTTGAAGGCTTGACTGGGACTGGAGGACCCACCTCCAGGTTCACTCACATGGCTAatggcaggaggcctcagttctCACTGgctttcttcttatttcttgTGCTTGGTTTTCTTTGGGCTTCTTGGATCTGtgagtttgtagttttcctcaaatttggaaatttttaagCCCTATTTTTGCAgataatttttctgtcttctctctctatcCTCTGGGACTTAAATTGCATGTGTATTAGGTGATTTGAGGATGTCCTACAGTTCACTGATGTCCTTTCccttcaattttaaaattcattatttttaggctaggtgtggtggcttatgcctataatcccaacatattgggaggctgaagtgggcagatcacttgaggtcaggagttcgagaccagcctggccaacatggtgaagccctgtctctactaaaaatacaaaaattcaccaggcatggtgatgcatgtctgtgactccagctacttgggaggctgaggcaggagaattgcttgaacctaggaggtggaggttgtggtgagccaagatggagccactgcactccagcctgggtgacagagtgagactccatctaaaaaacaaaaaaatcgcTATTCTTTATGTATTAAGTTTGAATAGTTTCTATTATTACATCTTCAAGTTTCctaatattttcttctgccaCATTAATCTGTTGATCCTGCCAGTTGCATTTTTCATCTGAGACATTGTATCTTTCATCTCTAGAAGTTCAGTTtgggtcttttaaatattttccatgtctCTTCTATTTAACTTTTTTGCCACACAGAATGCAGTTGTAGTAATTGTCTTAAAGTCTTTGTCTTCTAATTCTGATATCTAGGTCAGTTTTGGCTGGCTGATTTCCTCCCTCATTATGGGTtgtattttcctgtttccttgcgtgcctggtaatttttttattggatgccAGACATTGAGAATGTTTTTGATGGATGCtggatatttttatattcctataaatattcctgtttttttcttcagagtgcagttaagttacttggaaacagtttgatcATTTTGGATATTGCTTCTAAACCTCGTTAGGCAAGGCGAGAATCATGTTTAGTCTTAGGTTAATTACTCCCCACTACTAAGGGAAAAGCATTCTGAATATTCTATCTAATGCCCCATGAACCGTGAGGTTTTCCTGTTCTGGCTGGTGGAAATAGGCACTATTCCTAACCCTGTGTAGGCACTGGGTAAGTATTGCTAGTGGTTCTTTCCCTGGTCTCAGGTAGTTTCCTCCTGCGCATATGCTGATTGGTGCTGTGCTGGATACTCAAGGGGAACCTTCTGAAGATCTGCAAATTTCTCTCTCTGTAGCTGTCTCTCTCTTATAGTGTGCATTGTGAGTTCCAGCCTACTCAGTTTCCCTGAACTTCCAGCTTCTTTAATTCAGGGCATCTGCCAGGCCCTGTCTGATCTCTTCTTCCCTGTGCTATTGCCAGGAAACTCTCAAGTCCATGGGATTCATTGTGCTTGTGTCCTGTCTCTCAGGGATCACCGTTCTTTGTTGCCTAATTACCAGTGTCTTAAGAAGTGCTGCTTTATATATatctgggttttgttgttgttgttttggttgttTCAAGCAGGAGGGTAAGTCAGGTTCCTGCTACTTCATCTAGGCTAGAAGTGGAAGTCCTATAGAGTTTTCATGTACACTCACATACTATTACGCATGAAACAAAAAAGTTCTGGAATAAGTCTCCAGTTCCTCCTCTGTAAGCACCTGGTAGCAGACCTTCCAAGAGGGTGGGAAGAGATGGTACAGGAACAGTTAAGGGCATCTTCAGTGTCTTCCATACTGGGTTTGTTCCATGCGGTCTGGGCTGGGATGGCTCCACATTGCTCTAGACCTCTTGTTCAGGTTCACTCTGAAAATACCTTCTTAATATTTATCCTCTCTTGATTCCTTTTCTCCCTGTCCTCTTTCCCCACTCACCCCTCATTacctgcccttcctccctccgAGCATTTACACCCGCTGTGTGTCCTGTCATAGCTTTCTTTACTGCTCACATAATCATACCTAGCCATCAGTCTATTTTACAGGTATGGGTATTGTCTTTGCTATACAAAtaagagcatttaaaaaatgtatgttgcggtcgggtgcggtgtctcacgtctgtaatcccagcactttgggaggccaaggcgggtggatcacgaggtcaagagatcgagactatcctggtcaacatggtgaaaccccgtttctactaaaaatacaaaaaattagctgggcatggtggtgcgtgcctgtaatcccagctactcaggaggctgaggcaggagaattgcctgaacccaggaggtgaaggttgcggtgagccgagatcgcgccattgcactccagcctggataacaagagcgaaactccgtctcaaaaatatatatatatatgttgcttTCCTCATGTCACAATATGTTCTGGAAATATCACCAAATCAGATATTTGGTGATATCTGATAGATATCAGATATAGATATAACCATTGGTAATATCTGGTATCTATATCAGATATAGATATAACCATTGATAAAACCAATGGTATAGATCTAACCATTCTTTTTATTGACAATTAATACTCCAAGGAATGGAAGTACCACTATTTAGTCCTCCATTCCCTTACCGATGGGTATTCTTTTGTTCATCATTTTTATTCGCTCCTACGTATTGTGTGGCATAAATGTCTTTCTCGTGTGTCATCACACACTGATgctgagggaaggtgttctcttttcGGGTCCAcgagggggcgtagttttaagggcaagaacttcctagcgCCATGcacccctcccatctctctcagtctgggagatttaatggttcAAGTTTCACAGGTGCGGggagaaactaagagtcaatcactcctGTGGCAGTTCCAAGGAATTCCTTTCATTGGCccggggtcttagagaaggtgggggttcctcccaggttaaaagtccccttcttccacaccccttcggactccatgtttgggtccccttccacgaactctcccttcatggaagccgtctttctctctcctggattttccctctggagtccccttccacactctctagtggaagcctgtcttcccctcctaaactccatttctctttatttcctaaCACTctcgtggaagctgctttcctctcctggattccatctttctggattctctcactcagtgtgagagttagctgtttctttttctctcctcctcctgtttctctctctttaaataaatcactttctacaaacgcTTTTGAGTCctgcatttactgagcactgtgCAGtcgtcccctctctcattctcgAGAGCGCAGGAGACCAAGAACGTGGAGAAACGTTCACTCAGGGGAGCTGAGAGCACCCTGAACCCCTGTACCTCAATATTACAATGTTAACATTCAGGGCTTCTCACAGGAAAGCGTGGCTTATGAGCCAAAGGGTATGGAGGGTATGGGTCTATTaaatttcaataaatgatgctaaaCTGCCCCTTTAGAAAGCCATAATTCCACCAACCATAGTGTATGAGAACACCATGCGTCTCTGCCAACAGTGGGCATTATCACACTTACAGATTCTTTTTTAGTCTAAAGGGTGTAAAGTAATATAGtaactttattttacatttctgttgctACTGGAGGATTGGGCatactttcatatgtttattgataatgttaggttggtgcaaaagtaattgtggtttttgccattactttttttgttgttgagacagtcttgctctgtcgcccaggctggagtgtagtggtgcaatcttgggtcactgcaacctccgcttcccaggttcaagtgattctcttgcctcagcctcccgagtagctgggattacaggcattggccaccatgcctggctaacttttgtatctttagtagagatggggtttcaccatgttggccaggatagtctcgaactcttgacttcaggtgttctgcctgcttcagcctcccaaagtgctgagattacaggcttgagtcaccttgcctggcctgtttttgccattactttcaatggcaaaaaccgcaattacttttacaCAATCTAATATATATTTGCTCttctatttgtattattttggcCATTTTTCTGTTGGGTTGTAGTTTTGTTAACCGGGACAACTCTGCAGGCATTCAAACTGTTTCTCTGTCATTTGTTTGCACTTCTCCTTTCTGTTCTTTAACCTTTGTTTATGAAAATATCTTTTGCCAGTGAAGCATTTCAGTCTCTTTCCTAGATTTTGTGTTTCCTGTCTGAACTAGAAAGTTCTCTCAAACCTACAAGTCATACAGTATTGTCTCAAGCTTTGTGGAGAGGGAAATATTGATCACAGGTAAAATCTagtaaaagggaagaaaggaaaacatcaaGAAAGTTAATTAGGACATCCAGGAGAAACTATGGCCATCAGCTAGAGTCTTAAGgtgaaagacagaaaataggtAGGGCGCAGGCAGCAGGTAGAATGGTTTGTCTTCTGTTAACCACAAGAGCGAGGGAGCCAAGGTCCAGATGGAGGTTGCATGTGGAGCTGCCCTCTCTCACAAACTCCTTGCCCGGTTACTCTGGCACCGGTATCCCAACCCCCACAGTTATAGAATTATAGTGAGAGAAACTATGTGGAAATGAGATAACATCAGCAAGAGGAGGGCTCCGTTGTCTGCTGAGCTCTGCACCAGGGGAGGCCTGCCAGGTGATGTGTGGTGGTATCAGGAAGGAGAAGACTAGTGGTCCCCAACCATTTTGGCactagggactggtttcatggaaaacaatttttccatggatggggttgggggtgtgaaactgaaactgttccacctcagagcATCAGGCAtaagattctcataaggagcgtgcaacctagatccctacatgcagttcacaatagggttcgagCTCCTATGGGAATCTAAtgcagctgatctgacaggaggccgAGCTCAGGCCGTAAagctcacctgctgctcacccTCTGCTGTGCAGCcctgttcctaacaggccacagacagcTACTGGTCCCTGGCCTGGGGTTGCGGACCCCTGCTGTAGACTATAAACTATACTTAGGGTGTGGAAGGACTCGCTTGAGTCCACCAGCTGGCAGGCAACTCCTGGCTGTTGCTGCTGCTACACACCCAAGTTGGACAGCCCAGGAACTGGGACAAGGGCTTTAAGACGTGGGGCCCCCTCTCTTCCAAGTGTCCTTGGACGGGTCTGAGATCCTGGCCCAGATCTCATTGCCTGACCATCTTGTCAAGGATGGGCCATGCAGTGTGCTGGGACTGGTTGACTGGGAACTGGGAGTCAACCACCTCAGGAGTTGTTTTTCCAGTTAGATTTTAGTCTACCAGGAATGAAGGTTGATATGTGTTGAGGGGTGAGGggtccaactttatttttctagacggacccaccatttattaaagaagcTGGGATTTttgcataaaatttaaataccacctttatcatttattaaatttcCATATTAGTTGggatctatttctttttgtttttccattctgttcaGATAATTTGTATGTCTACTCCTGCTATTTGGGGACCAGTCACTTCAGTTACTTTAGAGTGCTAAGTCTGGGCCCCttggctattctttttttttttttttttttgagatggagtctggctctgtcacccaggctggagtgcagtggcacagtcagtcgagggtcaccacaacctctgcctcctgggatcaagtgattctcctgcctcagcctccagagtagctgggattacaggtatatgccactgtgcctggctaatttttgtatttttagtagagacggagtttcgccatgttggcctggctggtctcaaactcctgacctcagctgatccactcacttcgacttcccaaagtgttgggattacaggcgcgagccaccacgctGGCCCCCTGGCTATTCTTTATTAATGATTTCTTGGTAACTGGATATTTGTTTTGAGAGATATGCCTTTGTACCATTTTGTATGATTCAATTCCATTGGTATTTTATTTAGGATTGtattaattatatattcattatCATAATCTATTCTCTCTCTCAGAGGATATGTTAATAGTCTTACCATCCAAAGATGTCTTTCAGATCctgttttttgccttttaactTGACCTATAGGTTACTTCATACAGGTTCCATATTTAATTGATTCCCAAGTATTTAACAGTTGTGGGTTTTTGGGGGGTATGATGGATGGGATATTTTATCcaattcattctttattttcctaCGGTAATACAGAGAAACACTatgaatttttgtgtatttattttttgttaggtCACATACCAAATTCTCTATTAATTCTCATAGACTGTTTTGTCCTCATTAGATTATCTTGGATTTCTaggtactttattattattttttatttttatgggtacatagtaggtgtatattcTAGGTACATTATTATATCAGCAGcggaaagaaataatttttatcttctttgcaAAATGTAttctaatgttttcattttgccaTCCTGTTACATTTGCTGGAATCATgaccataatatatatatagtgatagCAGAAGGCATCCTTGTCAGGTTCCTAATTTTAATGCAAATGGCTTTTTAATGGAGATggtgctctgtcatccaggctggagtgcagtggtgaattCTTTGAGCTCGGGGCCTCACACACTCTTCCCTCCTGGGCCTTCCatagctctgggattacaggtgagtgccattGTGCCTGCCGCCACCACCCCTCCTCCTGCCTGCCCCCacagcatctttaaaaaaaaaaaaaaaaaaaaaaaaaccattgagAATGCTCCttgccttaaaaaaacaaaaaacaaaaaaaccccaacgATCTAGTCTTTAGTTTTTAGCGGTTTCTTTCTATTCTAGTTTTTCTCAGAGTTTTATTCAGATTGGctgctgaacttttttttttttgagacagaatattgctgttgttacccagactggagtgcaatggcatgatcttgactcaccgcaacctccgtctcctgggttcaagcaattctcctgcctcagcctcccgagtagctgggactgcaggcacacgccaccatgcccagctaattttttgtatttttagtagagacggggtttcaccttgttgaccaggagggtctttgatctcttgaccttgtgatccacccc
It encodes the following:
- the IQCF6 gene encoding IQ domain-containing protein F6 isoform X2; protein product: MVRRTLLHAALRAWVIQCWWRSMQTKMLEQRRRLALRLYTCQEWAVVKVQAQVRMWQARRRFLQARQAACIIQSHWRWHASQQRGLIRGRYEVRASRLELDIEILMT
- the IQCF6 gene encoding IQ domain-containing protein F6 isoform X1, whose protein sequence is MIDKWTLKTRAMDTQNVSKALVGGTCLTENEPYLKLEKRAIKIQSWWRGNMVRRTLLHAALRAWVIQCWWRSMQTKMLEQRRRLALRLYTCQEWAVVKVQAQVRMWQARRRFLQARQAACIIQSHWRWHASQQRGLIRGRYEVRASRLELDIEILMT